Below is a window of bacterium DNA.
TCCGTGCCCTCGGCCTTGCGGATCAGGTGGGTCGCCTCGAAGCCGTCCATCTCCGGCATCATGCAGTCCATCAGGATCAGGTCGTAGGGGGTGGTTTCCCACTTCGCCACGGCCTCGGCGCCGTTGTTGGCGGTGTCCGGAACCACGCCCAGCCGCTTCAGGATCCCCCGGGCCACCTTCAGGTTGACCAGATTGTCGTCGACGAGCAGCACCCGCAGGCCGGCGAACGGGCCGGTGGGCGGTTCCGGGACCGTCCGCGGGGACGCGTCGGCGGGCGCTTCCTCCCGCAACCGCTCGAGCCCGCGGCCGAGATTCTCGAACCGGACGGGTTCGGTGACCAGGACGACCCGCACGCCGTCGACGGCCGGAGGGCCGTCCTGCGCATGGCCGGGTCGGACGATCAGGACGACGTTCAGGCGGCGCTCGGGGAGCGTGTCGCGCAGGTGGGCGATGCGGCGGGCACCGGCCACGCTGCGGGTCACCACGGTCAGGGGGCCGTCGCCGCTCGCGAGTTCCGGCGGCGGCGGCTCGCGGCGCGAGATCCGGCGGCAGATCGGGTCGGCGCCCAGGGAGCGCAGTCCGGCGGCGACGGCGTCGGCCAGGGCCCCGGGCGGCAGATCGATCAGGGGGCGATCGCCGGCGGGAAGCGGGGCGATGGCCGGGACGTCGGCGTCGGCCACGGCCGGCAGGTGGGCCGTGAAGCGGAACGTCGAGCCGCGCCCCACTTCCGATTCCAGCGCGATGCCCGGGCCCATGAGCTCCGCGAGGCGCTGCGAGATGCTCAGACCGAGGCCCGTGCCGCCGTACTTGCGGGTCGTCGAACTGTCGGCCTGGGAGAAGGGCTGGAACAGGTTGGCCGCCTTGGGGGCGGCAATGCCGATGCCGGTGTCGACGACGGCGAAGGCCAGGAGGTCCGGTTCGGCGGCCGGGGCGGGCCGTGAGACCGTGATGGTCACCGAACCCTGCTCGGTGAACTTGACGGCATTGCCCGCGAGGTTGATCAGCACCTGCCGCAGTCGCGTCGGGTCGCCCTGCACGGCGCGGGGGACCTCGGGGGCGACGATGCCGGCCAGGGCCAGACCCTTCTCGTCGGCCCGCACGCCGAGCAGCGCGAGCACCTCGTCGACGACGTCGCGCGGGTCGAAGACCACCGTCTCGAGCTGCAGGTGCCCGGCCTCGATCTTGGAGTAATCGAGGATGTCGTTGATCAGGGCGAGGAGCGACTCGGCCGAGGACTGGACGAGATGGGCGTATTCCTCCTGCTCGGGCGTGAGGTCGGTCTCCAGCAGCATCTCGTTCATGCCGAGCACCCCGTTCATGGGCGTGCGGATCTCGTGGCTCATGGTGGCCAGGAACTCGCTCTTGGCCGCATTGGCCGCCTCGGCGGCCACGGCCATGTCGTTGGCCTTGGCGGCGACCCGCTCGAGTTCGAGGTTGGCGCCTTCGGCATCCTCCTTGGCCTGCCGCAGGGTCTCGCGGGTCATCACCATGTCGGTCACGTTCTTGCTCGAGCCGCGGATGCCGGTGCATGCGCCGTCGGGGCCGGTCACCGGCTCGCAGTTGAGCAGCATGCAGTATTCGGTGTCGTCGGGTCCCACGGCCCAGGACTCCTGGTTCACGATGGACGCCCGTTCGGCGAAGAGGCAGCCGCAAGCGGCGGCGATCGCCTCCCGTTCGTCCTCGGCGAAGAGCTCGAGCAGGGGGCGTCCGGCCCAGGCGTCCGCGGCCCGGCCCGTCAGGCCTTCGGCATCGCCGGCCAGGAAGACGAGGTTCAGGTCGACGTCGGCCTCCCAGACGAGGTCGCCCGTCAGCAGGGCGAGCCGGGCGAAGCGCCGCTCGGAATCGGAGAGCCGGGAGGCCACCGCGATCTCGTTGCGCCGGATCTGCCCGATGGAACGCGTGATCATCCGGGCCAGGGAGAGGAAGAGGGCCAGGGCGGCCAGGGTGGCCAGGGCGCCCGAGGCGACCCTCAGCTGCAGCTGTTCGTCGATCCGGTTGCGCAGCCGGGTGCTGTGGGAGCCCATGTCGGCATCGAGATCGGCGAGAGCCGCGGCGATGTTCTCGAAGTCCTCCCGGAACCCGAGCATGAGTTCGCGGATCTCGGCCTTCAGCTCCTGTTCCCGCCCGAAGAGTTCGACGAAACCCGCGGTGCGTCCCGCTTCCGTGCCGGTGCCGAAGAGCAGGTCGGCCAGACGCGCCTGACGCTCGCGCAGGGGGGCGGCCGCCTTCGTCCCGGCGAGCCGCTCCCAGTCGGCGAGCTGACCGGCGAGGACGTTCATGGCGGAGCGGAGGCGGTCGTCCCCGAGGGCGCGGACCTCGGCGGCATCGGTCGTCAGGCGGAGCAGCAGGATCTGCTCCTGGCAGGTCTCGGCGGTGCGCAGGGTCTCCCGCAGTTGCATCACCCGGAGGGCGTCGTCGCCGGTGAGAGCCCGGTCGATGGCCTGCCCCAGGCGGTCGCCGCCGACACCCGCCTCGGCCAGGATGCGCAGGTCGCGGCGCCGGCCCGCGTCGGCGATCATCGCGGCGTCGGTCTGCTCCTCGAGGTCGGACACCAGGCGGCCGGCGGCTTCGGTGGTGCGGGCCGCCAGGGTAGCCGTGCGGCTCTGCAGCACGAGGCGTTCGGCGCGCAGGTCGAGGGCCCGCATCGACTGGAACTGCCAGCCGGCGACATGGGTGGCGAAGCGATCGTAGGTTTCGTGCAGGCCGGCGGCCTCGACCGCGGCGGTCATCCGGTCGCGCGAGGCGTCGGTCCGCTCGCGGTGGCGGATGTACTCGGCCATGTCGCGGCGGGCGGCGCCGTCGTCGCGGTCGTTGGACAGCAGGGACGTCAGATGCCGCATCTGCAGGTTCATCTCGTTGCTGAAGACCTGCTCGGCGTGCTGGTGATCGGCGATCCGGACCGACAGGTCCTGCCGGCGGTGGGCGAACGAGCGTTCCTGCCACAGGAAGGCGGCCCCGAGGAGCAGCCCCGTGGACATGCCGGCCACCACGAGCAGCCAGAGGCGGCCCTCGATGGTCGAACGAAACGAAAACGGTCGGTGGGCCACGCACCCTCCCCCGTGGCGGAACGATCCGGGAGACCGTCCGGTCGGGACGGCCTTTCCCTCCGGTTTTCGGTCGCGATGACCCCTGCATTTAGCGAATGCTGCGGATTTCATTAGGTCGACGCGGTTGACAAGAGGGCCTTCCGCCACTAATCCTGTCCCGAATCCCACTGTTCAATCGTCCCAAGGAGAGGTCCCATGTCCGAGGCCCTGAAACGCATTCACCACGTGGAGTTCGTCGTGGGCAACGCCAAGCAGGCGGCCTACTTCTACCGCAAGGGCTTCGGATTCGACCAGGTCGCCTACCGGGGCCCCGAGACCGGCACGCCCGAGCGGGCGTCCTACGTCCTGAAGCAGGGCGACATCTTCCTCATCCTGACCACTCCGCTGCGCCACGACGACCCCCTGAACATCTGGCTGACCCTGCACGGGGACGGCGTCCGGGACGTCGCCTTCGAGGTCACCGACATGGACGACACCTACGGCCGCGCGGTGGCCAACGGGGCCGTCCCGGTGGCCGGGCCGTCCTTCAGCGAGGACGCCCACGGCAAGGTCCAGACCGCGGTCGTGAAGGCCTACGGCGAGGTGCTCCACACCTTCATCCGGCGCGACGGCTACCGCGGCTTCCTGCCCGGCTTCCAGGCCGCCCACGTGCCGGGCGAGAGCGTCGGGCTCGAATGCATCGACCACATCGTGGCCAACGTGGCCGACCAGCAGATGGACAACTGGGTGCGCTGGTACGACAGGACCCTCGGGCTCTCGCGCTTCGTCAGCTACGACGACAAGGACATCAGCACCGAATACACCGCCCTGCGCAGCACGGTGGTCGCCTCGGACAGCCGCAACATCAAGTTCCCCATCAACGAGCCGGCCGAGGGCCTCAAGAAGAGCCAGATCCAGGAGTACATCGACGCCAACCTCACCGCCGGCGTGCAGCACCTGGCCCTGAAGACCGACAACATCCTCGAGACCATCGCCCGGCTCCGGGCCAACGGCGTCGATTTCCTGCCCGTACCCGACGGCTATTTCGACACGGTCTGGGATCGCGTGGGGGCCGTGGCCGAGGACAAGGATCGCGTGCGCGACCTGGGCATCCTCGTCGACCACGACGACCAGGGATACCTGCTGCAGCTCTTCACGCGTCCGCTGCAGGATCGGCCGACGTTCTTCATCGAGATCATCCAGCGGCGCGGAAGCGAGAGTTTCGGGAAGGGCAACTTCAAGGCCCTCTTCGTGACGATCGAGCAGGAGCAGAAGCTGCGCGGCAACCTGTAGTTCCGGGTCCGGGCCAGGGGTCCGGACCGCAGACCGAAGGACACCCATGCCTTTCTACCAGCGACTGGGGGACATCCCGGCCAAGCGTCACGTCACGTTCCGGCGCGAGGGCGGGGCCCTGCTCTTCGAGCATCTCATGGGCAATCTGGGGTTCACGGGCCAGCAGTCCCTGCTCTACACGATCCGCCGCCCGACCAACGTCAAGCATATCGAGACCGCCTGGCGGGCGCCCCGCGAGGCGGCCGACGACCGCTTCGCCATGCGGCACCTGCGCACCCATCGCCTGGAACCGGGGCCCAGCGCGGTGCGCGACCGGGCCCTGCTGCTCTTCAACGACGACGTGGCTCTATCGCTGGCCAAGCCGCGCCGCGCCGACGATTTCCTCTACCGCAATGCGCGGGCCGACGAGGTCGTCTACGTGAGCTGCGGCGCCGGCGTGCTCGAGTCCCAGTTCGGCAATCTGGCCTACCGCGAGGGCGACTACGTGGTCATCCCGCGGGGCATCATCCACCGCTTCGTGCCCGACGCGGGGGAGCAGATCCATCTGGTCATCGAGAGCCGGGGCCACATCCGCACCCCGCAGCGCTACCGCAACCGGCATGGTCAGCTGCTCGAGCACAGTCCGTTCTGCGAGAGGGACATCCGCACCCCGACCGAACTCATGGTGCGCGACGAGGTGGGCGACTACGAGGTCATCACCCGCGTGGGCGACACCTGCCAGCGCGTCGTGATGGACCACCACCCCTTCGATACCGTCGGCTGGGACGGCTACTACTTCCCGTGGGCCTTCAGCATCCACGACTTCGAGCCCATCGTCGGGCGCCTGCACCAGCCGCCGCCGGTGCATCAGACCTTCGAGGGCGACGGCTTCGTCATCTGCTCCTTCGTGCCGCGGCTGTACGACTTCCATCCGGAGGCCGTGCCCGCTCCGTACAACCACTCGAACGTCATGACGGACGAGGTGCTGTACTACTGCAAGGAGGAGTTCATGAGCCGCAAGGGCATCGAGTTCGGCTCGATCACCCTGCATCCGGACGGGCTGCCGCACGGGCCCCAGCCCGGGCGCATGGAGGCCTCCATCGGCGCGAAGGAGACGGACGAACTGGCCGTCATGCTCGACACGTTCAAGCCCCTGCGGGTGGCGCGCGATGCGGCCGGCGTCGAGGACGACACCTACGGAACCTCCTGGCTCGACGGCGGCCGCACGTGAGCCGCGCCCTCGACCATTTCATGTCCGGCCTGGTGGACTACGCCGGGCTCTTCCCGCCGGCGGCGCTGGACGTGCCGACGGCGGTGGCCGCCTACGCCGCCCATCGGCGCGAGGACGCGGCCTGGATGCTCGGGCGCTTCATCGCGCCCGCCGGCCGGTTGGCCGAGGTGGGGCACGCGGCCGCGGCGGCCCTGGGCGCGGGGGAGAGCTGGGAGTTCTCGGCCCTCGTCGGCGCCCGCGACGACGCGGCGGCGGCACTCGGTGCGGTGGCCGCGCAGGCCGAGGCCATCGCGGCGTTCGAGGCCGACCACGACGACCGGCTGCTGGTGACCTGCCTCGAGGCGCCGGTGCCGCGCGATGCCGGTGCCGGCTTCGCCGCCGAGTTCGCCGCTGTCCTGGCCGACGAGGGCCTGGGCGGGCGCGAGCTCTTCCTCGAGGTGCTGCCCGGCGACGACGACGAGGCCGCGCTGGCGGCGATCGCCACGGCGGCGGCCACCTCCGACGACTTCGAGCGGATCGGGGCCAAGCTGCGCTGCGGCGGGGTGACGGCCGACGCCTTCCCCTCCTGCGAGCGCATCGCGGCGGTCATCGGCTCGTGCGCCCGGCTCGCCCTGCCCCTCAAGGCCACGGCGGGGCTCCACCATCCGGTGCGCCACCGGGCGGCCGAGCCGGACGTCATGATGCACGGCTTCCTGAACGTCTTCGGCGCGGGGCTGCTGGCGTGGTCCGGCGCGACCGACGCGGCCGGGCTCCTGGCCTGCGTGGCCGAGACCGAGGCGGCCGCCTTCGCCTTCGACGACGAGGCCTTCGCCTGGCGCGAGCGCCGCGTCGCCGCGGCGGACGTGGCCCGTCTGCGCGGCCGGGCCCTCTGCGGGTTCGGCAGCTGTTCCTTCGCCGAGCCGCGCGACGACCTGCGCACGCTCGGCCTGCTCGCCTAGCTCCTGACCGCTTCCGAAAGGCTGGTTTTCCGGATGGATCCCACCGTCGACCCCAAGATCCGCAGCTTCGTCGCCGTGGCGCCCGAGAGCCACTTTCCCCTGCAGAACCTGCCCTGGGGCGTGTTCTCGCCGACGCCCCGCGACGAGCCCCGGGTCGGCACGCGCATCGGGGACTTCGTGCTCGACCTGGCGGTGATCCAGAACGCGGGGCTGCTCGATGCGGCCGGGTTGCCGGAAGGGCTGTTCAGCCAGCCCGTGCTGAACCCGTTCATGGAGCTGGACCCCGTGCAGCGACGCGCCGTGCGCCTGCTCGTGCACGGCCTGCTGCGTGCGGACGAGCCGACCCTGCGCGACGACACCGTGCTGCGCGGGCGGGCGCTGCTTCCGGCCGACGCCGTCACCATGCAGTTCCCGGTGCACGTGCCCGACTACACCGATTTCTACGCCTCCCGCGAGCACGCCACCAACGTGGGCATCATGTTCCGCGGCAAGGAGAACGCCCTGATGCCCAACTGGCTGCACCTGCCGGTGGGCTACCACGGCCGGGCCTCTTCGCTGGTGCTGTCGGGGCACGACATCGTGCGGCCGAGCGGACAGGTCCTGCCCGCGGACGCCGAGACGCCCGTCTTTTCGCCCTGCCGTCTCCTGGACTTCGAGCTCGAGATGGGCGTCCTGATCGGCGGCGCCAACGCCATCGGTGCACCGGTGTCCATCGACGCCGCCCGGGATCACATCTTCGGCTACGTGATCGTCAACGACTGGTCCGCCCGCGACATCCAGAAGTGGGAGTACCAGCCGCTGGGGCCGTTCACCGCCAAGAACTTCGCCACGAGCATCTCGCCGTGGGTGGTCACCCCCGAGGCTCTGGCGCCCTTCCGCTGCCCCGCGCCGGTCCAGGCCGCGCCGGAGCCGCTGCCCTATCTGCGCGAAAGGGACCGCGGGACCTACGACATCTCCCTGGAAGTGCACGTCCGGGCCGAGGGCCAGACCGAGGGCCTGCGGGTGTGCGCGAGCAACTACCGGCACCTGTACTGGACGGCGGAGCAGATGATCGCCCACCACACCGTCACCGGCTGCAACCTGAACACGGGCGACCTGCTGGCCAGCGGCACCATCAGCGGTCCCGACAAGGAGAGCCGCGGCTCGCTGCTGGAGATCACCTGGCGCGGCACCGAGCCGATCACCTTGCCCGGCGGCGGCGAGCGGAAGTTCCTGCTCGACGGCGACACCGTCACCATGACCGGCTGGTGCGAGGGCGACGGCTACCGCGTCGGCTTCGGCGAGGTCGCCGGCACGGTGCGGCCGGCCGTGGGGGCGGGCCGGGCGGCGGGCCGATGAGCGACGGGATCGGCGACGTCCTCTGGCGCCCCGGACCCGACCGGATCGCCGGCGCGCTCGTGACCCGCTTCGCCGCCGCGGCGGGTGCGGCCGCAGGCCGCGACCTCGGCGCCCCCGCCGCGCTCCACGCCTGGTCGGTCGATGATCCCGCCGCGTTCTGGCGGGCGGTGTGGGACTTCACCGGCGTGATCGGCGAGGGCGGCATCGGCCGCGTGCTCGTGGACGGCGACCGCATGCCGGGCGCCCGCTGGTTTCCCGACGTGCGCCTGAACTTCGCCGAGAACCTGCTGGCCGACCGCGCGGGGGCCGACCCCGTGGCTCTCGTCTTCCGCGACGAGACCGGCGCCACCCGGCGCACGACCCGCGACGAGCTGCGGGCCGCGGTGGCCGCCCTCGCCGCGGCGCTGCGGGCCGACGGCATCGGCCCCGGTGACCGCGTCGCCGGCTTCCTGCCCAACATCCCGGCGGCCGTGGTGGCCATGCTCGCCACCGCGAGCATCGGGGCGGTGTGGTCGAGCTGCTCGCCGGACTTCGGGCGGCAGGGGGTGCTCGACCGCTTCGGCCAGATCGCGCCCCGGGTCCTGTTCACCGCCGACGGCTACCGCTACGGCGGCCGGGAGATCGACTCCCTCGCCACGGCCGCCGAACTGCGCGCGGCCCTGCCCTCGCTGGAGCGCGTCGTCGTGGCGGGCTTCCTGGCGCCGCACCCGGCGCTCCCCGACGGGGCCACCGCCTGGGACGACTACCTCGCCCCGCATGCCGGTGCGGCGCCGCAGTACGAGCGGCTGCCCTTCGACCATCCGCTCTACGTCATGTACTCGTCCGGCACCACCGGCCTGCCCAAGTGCATGGTCCACGGGGCCGGCGGCACGCTGCTGCAGCACCTCAAGGAGCACCAGCTCCACGGCGACCTGCGTCCCGGCGAGAAGCTCTTCTACTTCACGACCTGCGGCTGGATGATGTGGAACTGGCTCGTCAGCGGGTTGGCTTCGGGCGCGACGGTCATGCTCTACGACGGCCACCCGCTGAACCCGCGCACGGTCTTGTGGGACTATGCCGCGGACGAAGGCATCGCGGTCCTGGGCACCAGTGCCCGCTGGCTCGCGGCCTGCGAGAAGGCCGGATTGCGGCCGCGCGACAGCCACGACCTGGGCGCCCTGCGCGCCGTGCTCTCCACGGGGTCCCCGCTGGCACCCGAGAGCTTCGACTGGGTGTACGACGCGGTGAAGCCCGATCTGCAGCTCAGCTCGATCTCGGGCGGCACCGACATCATCTCCTGCTTCGCCCTGGGCAGTCCGGTCCTGCCGGTGCGGCGCGGCGAACTGCAGTGCCGCGGTCTGGGCATGGCCGTCGCGGTGTGGGACGACGAAGGCCATGCCGTTGCCGGTGCGAAGGGCGAACTCGTGTGCACCCGGCCCTTCCCGTCCATGCCCACCGGCTTCTGGAACGACGACGACGGATCGCGCTACCGCGCCGCCTACTTCGAACGCTTCCCGGGCGTCTGGTGCCACGGCGACTTCGCGGAGCTCAGGCCCGGCGGCGGGCTGGTCATCCACGGCCGGTCCGACGCGGTGCTGAATCCCGGCGGGGTGCGCATCGGCACGGCCGAGATCTCCCGGGTCGTCGACCAGTTCCCGGAGGTCCTCGAATCGGTGCTCGTGGGGCTCGAGCGCAAGGGCGACGTGCAGATCGGCCTCTTCGTGAAGCTGCAGGAGGGTCTGGTGCTGGACCAGGAATTGAAGGACGCGATCCGGGCGCGGATCCGCGCCGAGAAGTCGCCGCGGCACGTGCCGGCGGTCGTGCGCCAGGTACCGGACATCCCGCGCACCATCAGCGGCAAGACGGTCGAGCTGGCGGTGCGGGACGTGCTGCACGGGCGTCCCGTGAAGAACAGGGACGCGCTGGCCAATCCCGAGGCCCTCGAGCACTTCGCCCGCCTGCGCGACGAGATCAGTTGAGCAGGTCGCGCACCGCGGCCAGGATGTCCGGATTCTCGATCGGCTTCTGCATCGACCGATTCGCGCCGATGAGGCGGGCCGAGTGCAGGTAGTTGCGCGACACGTCGGCCGGACGCCGGTCGCCCCCGCTGATGGCGATGATCTTCAGGTCCGGATGCGACCGCTTCAGATCGGTGATGGTCTCGATCCCGTCCTTCTCCGGCATGACGATGTCCGTGATCACCAGATCCGCCGGACTGGCGTGGAACCGGTCCACACCCTCCTTGCCGTTGGTGGCCGCGATCACCTCGTAGCCGTTGCGGGTCAGCAGCGACTCGAGCCATTCCCGGGTCAGGGCGTCGTCTTCGATGATCAGG
It encodes the following:
- a CDS encoding response regulator → MAHRPFSFRSTIEGRLWLLVVAGMSTGLLLGAAFLWQERSFAHRRQDLSVRIADHQHAEQVFSNEMNLQMRHLTSLLSNDRDDGAARRDMAEYIRHRERTDASRDRMTAAVEAAGLHETYDRFATHVAGWQFQSMRALDLRAERLVLQSRTATLAARTTEAAGRLVSDLEEQTDAAMIADAGRRRDLRILAEAGVGGDRLGQAIDRALTGDDALRVMQLRETLRTAETCQEQILLLRLTTDAAEVRALGDDRLRSAMNVLAGQLADWERLAGTKAAAPLRERQARLADLLFGTGTEAGRTAGFVELFGREQELKAEIRELMLGFREDFENIAAALADLDADMGSHSTRLRNRIDEQLQLRVASGALATLAALALFLSLARMITRSIGQIRRNEIAVASRLSDSERRFARLALLTGDLVWEADVDLNLVFLAGDAEGLTGRAADAWAGRPLLELFAEDEREAIAAACGCLFAERASIVNQESWAVGPDDTEYCMLLNCEPVTGPDGACTGIRGSSKNVTDMVMTRETLRQAKEDAEGANLELERVAAKANDMAVAAEAANAAKSEFLATMSHEIRTPMNGVLGMNEMLLETDLTPEQEEYAHLVQSSAESLLALINDILDYSKIEAGHLQLETVVFDPRDVVDEVLALLGVRADEKGLALAGIVAPEVPRAVQGDPTRLRQVLINLAGNAVKFTEQGSVTITVSRPAPAAEPDLLAFAVVDTGIGIAAPKAANLFQPFSQADSSTTRKYGGTGLGLSISQRLAELMGPGIALESEVGRGSTFRFTAHLPAVADADVPAIAPLPAGDRPLIDLPPGALADAVAAGLRSLGADPICRRISRREPPPPELASGDGPLTVVTRSVAGARRIAHLRDTLPERRLNVVLIVRPGHAQDGPPAVDGVRVVLVTEPVRFENLGRGLERLREEAPADASPRTVPEPPTGPFAGLRVLLVDDNLVNLKVARGILKRLGVVPDTANNGAEAVAKWETTPYDLILMDCMMPEMDGFEATHLIRKAEGTDRHTPIVAMTANAMAGDRERCLIAGMDEYVSKPIKAKDLRAAVEKALAAQPPHTVTS
- the hppD gene encoding 4-hydroxyphenylpyruvate dioxygenase — translated: MSEALKRIHHVEFVVGNAKQAAYFYRKGFGFDQVAYRGPETGTPERASYVLKQGDIFLILTTPLRHDDPLNIWLTLHGDGVRDVAFEVTDMDDTYGRAVANGAVPVAGPSFSEDAHGKVQTAVVKAYGEVLHTFIRRDGYRGFLPGFQAAHVPGESVGLECIDHIVANVADQQMDNWVRWYDRTLGLSRFVSYDDKDISTEYTALRSTVVASDSRNIKFPINEPAEGLKKSQIQEYIDANLTAGVQHLALKTDNILETIARLRANGVDFLPVPDGYFDTVWDRVGAVAEDKDRVRDLGILVDHDDQGYLLQLFTRPLQDRPTFFIEIIQRRGSESFGKGNFKALFVTIEQEQKLRGNL
- a CDS encoding homogentisate 1,2-dioxygenase, translated to MPFYQRLGDIPAKRHVTFRREGGALLFEHLMGNLGFTGQQSLLYTIRRPTNVKHIETAWRAPREAADDRFAMRHLRTHRLEPGPSAVRDRALLLFNDDVALSLAKPRRADDFLYRNARADEVVYVSCGAGVLESQFGNLAYREGDYVVIPRGIIHRFVPDAGEQIHLVIESRGHIRTPQRYRNRHGQLLEHSPFCERDIRTPTELMVRDEVGDYEVITRVGDTCQRVVMDHHPFDTVGWDGYYFPWAFSIHDFEPIVGRLHQPPPVHQTFEGDGFVICSFVPRLYDFHPEAVPAPYNHSNVMTDEVLYYCKEEFMSRKGIEFGSITLHPDGLPHGPQPGRMEASIGAKETDELAVMLDTFKPLRVARDAAGVEDDTYGTSWLDGGRT
- the fahA gene encoding fumarylacetoacetase, with amino-acid sequence MDPTVDPKIRSFVAVAPESHFPLQNLPWGVFSPTPRDEPRVGTRIGDFVLDLAVIQNAGLLDAAGLPEGLFSQPVLNPFMELDPVQRRAVRLLVHGLLRADEPTLRDDTVLRGRALLPADAVTMQFPVHVPDYTDFYASREHATNVGIMFRGKENALMPNWLHLPVGYHGRASSLVLSGHDIVRPSGQVLPADAETPVFSPCRLLDFELEMGVLIGGANAIGAPVSIDAARDHIFGYVIVNDWSARDIQKWEYQPLGPFTAKNFATSISPWVVTPEALAPFRCPAPVQAAPEPLPYLRERDRGTYDISLEVHVRAEGQTEGLRVCASNYRHLYWTAEQMIAHHTVTGCNLNTGDLLASGTISGPDKESRGSLLEITWRGTEPITLPGGGERKFLLDGDTVTMTGWCEGDGYRVGFGEVAGTVRPAVGAGRAAGR
- a CDS encoding acetoacetate--CoA ligase, producing the protein MSDGIGDVLWRPGPDRIAGALVTRFAAAAGAAAGRDLGAPAALHAWSVDDPAAFWRAVWDFTGVIGEGGIGRVLVDGDRMPGARWFPDVRLNFAENLLADRAGADPVALVFRDETGATRRTTRDELRAAVAALAAALRADGIGPGDRVAGFLPNIPAAVVAMLATASIGAVWSSCSPDFGRQGVLDRFGQIAPRVLFTADGYRYGGREIDSLATAAELRAALPSLERVVVAGFLAPHPALPDGATAWDDYLAPHAGAAPQYERLPFDHPLYVMYSSGTTGLPKCMVHGAGGTLLQHLKEHQLHGDLRPGEKLFYFTTCGWMMWNWLVSGLASGATVMLYDGHPLNPRTVLWDYAADEGIAVLGTSARWLAACEKAGLRPRDSHDLGALRAVLSTGSPLAPESFDWVYDAVKPDLQLSSISGGTDIISCFALGSPVLPVRRGELQCRGLGMAVAVWDDEGHAVAGAKGELVCTRPFPSMPTGFWNDDDGSRYRAAYFERFPGVWCHGDFAELRPGGGLVIHGRSDAVLNPGGVRIGTAEISRVVDQFPEVLESVLVGLERKGDVQIGLFVKLQEGLVLDQELKDAIRARIRAEKSPRHVPAVVRQVPDIPRTISGKTVELAVRDVLHGRPVKNRDALANPEALEHFARLRDEIS
- a CDS encoding response regulator, whose translation is MARILIIEDDALTREWLESLLTRNGYEVIAATNGKEGVDRFHASPADLVITDIVMPEKDGIETITDLKRSHPDLKIIAISGGDRRPADVSRNYLHSARLIGANRSMQKPIENPDILAAVRDLLN